In the genome of Cronobacter malonaticus LMG 23826, one region contains:
- the yajL gene encoding protein deglycase YajL — MSASALVCLAPGTEETEAVTTIDLLVRGGINVTTASVASDGNLTITCSRGVRLLADAPLVEVADGDFDVIVLPGGLKGAEAFRDSPLLVETVRQFHLSGRIVAAICAAAGTVLVPHELFPIGNMTGFPALKETIPDDQWQDKRVVWDPRVNLLTSQGPGTAIDFALKIIDLLVGREKAHEVAGQLVLAAGIYSYRDY; from the coding sequence ATGAGCGCATCGGCACTGGTATGCCTCGCCCCTGGCACTGAAGAGACCGAAGCGGTCACCACCATCGATTTGCTGGTACGCGGTGGGATTAATGTCACCACCGCGAGCGTCGCCAGCGACGGCAATCTGACTATCACCTGCTCGCGTGGCGTCCGGCTGCTGGCGGATGCGCCGCTGGTGGAAGTCGCCGACGGCGATTTCGATGTGATTGTTCTGCCGGGCGGCCTGAAAGGTGCCGAAGCGTTTCGCGACAGCCCGCTGCTGGTCGAAACGGTGCGTCAGTTTCATCTCTCAGGACGCATTGTCGCGGCCATCTGCGCGGCGGCGGGCACGGTACTGGTGCCGCACGAGCTCTTCCCGATCGGCAATATGACCGGTTTTCCGGCGCTGAAAGAGACGATCCCGGACGATCAGTGGCAGGATAAGCGCGTCGTCTGGGATCCTCGCGTCAATCTGCTCACCAGCCAGGGACCGGGCACCGCGATTGATTTCGCGCTCAAGATTATCGATCTGCTGGTCGGGCGCGAAAAAGCGCATGAGGTGGCAGGACAACTGGTGCTGGCCGCGGGTATTTACAGCTATCGTGACTACTAA
- the thiI gene encoding tRNA uracil 4-sulfurtransferase ThiI, whose product MKFIIKLFPEITIKSQSVRLRFIKILTGNIRNVLKHYDENLAVVRHWDHIVVRIKDETQHDTVLDALTRIPGIHHVLEVDDVPFTDMHDIFEKALANWREQLEGKTFCVRVKRRGQHEFSSIEVERYVGGGLNQHIESARVKLKQPDVTVNLEIEDDRLLLIKGRYEGIGGFPIGTQEDVLSLISGGFDSGVSSYMLMRRGCRVHYCFFNLGGAAHEIGVRQVAHYLWSRFGSSHRVRFVAINFEPVVGEILEKVDDGQMGVVLKRMMVRAASKVAERYGVQALVTGEALGQVSSQTLTNLRLIDNVSDTLVLRPLISYDKEHIIDIARKIGTEDFARTMPEYCGVISKSPTVKAVKGKIEAEEANFDFSILDRVVAEATNVDIREIAEQTEQQVVEVETVNGFGPNDAILDIRSVDEQDEKPLVVDGVEVVSLPFYKLSTKFGDLDQSKTYLLWCERGVMSRLQALYLLEQGFKNVKVYRP is encoded by the coding sequence ATGAAGTTTATCATTAAATTATTCCCGGAAATCACCATTAAAAGCCAGTCTGTGCGGTTGCGCTTTATAAAAATCCTGACCGGGAATATTCGTAACGTCCTGAAACACTACGATGAAAACCTTGCCGTGGTTCGCCACTGGGACCATATCGTAGTGCGTATTAAAGATGAAACCCAGCACGATACCGTGCTTGACGCCCTGACCCGTATTCCCGGCATTCATCATGTGCTTGAGGTGGACGACGTCCCGTTCACGGACATGCATGACATTTTTGAGAAGGCGCTCGCCAACTGGCGTGAGCAGCTCGAAGGGAAAACGTTCTGCGTGCGCGTTAAGCGACGCGGTCAACATGAGTTTAGCTCGATTGAAGTGGAGCGCTACGTCGGCGGCGGTTTAAATCAGCATATTGAATCTGCCCGCGTCAAACTCAAGCAGCCTGACGTCACCGTGAATCTGGAGATAGAAGACGATCGCCTGTTGCTTATCAAAGGCCGCTATGAAGGCATCGGCGGTTTCCCGATCGGCACCCAGGAAGATGTGCTGTCGCTGATTTCCGGCGGTTTCGATTCCGGCGTCTCCAGCTATATGCTGATGCGTCGCGGCTGCCGCGTGCACTACTGCTTCTTTAACCTGGGCGGCGCGGCGCATGAAATCGGCGTGCGCCAGGTGGCGCACTATCTGTGGAGCCGTTTTGGCAGCTCGCACCGCGTGCGTTTTGTGGCGATTAACTTTGAGCCGGTTGTCGGCGAAATCCTTGAGAAAGTGGACGACGGCCAGATGGGCGTGGTGCTCAAGCGTATGATGGTGCGTGCGGCCTCGAAAGTGGCGGAACGCTACGGCGTGCAGGCGCTGGTCACCGGCGAAGCGCTGGGCCAGGTCTCCAGCCAGACGCTGACCAACCTGCGTCTTATCGATAATGTTTCCGATACGCTGGTGCTGCGCCCGCTTATCTCTTACGACAAAGAACACATCATTGATATCGCCCGTAAAATCGGTACCGAAGATTTTGCCCGCACCATGCCGGAATATTGCGGCGTGATTTCAAAAAGCCCGACCGTGAAGGCCGTGAAAGGGAAAATCGAAGCCGAAGAGGCGAATTTCGATTTCTCTATCCTCGACCGCGTCGTGGCGGAAGCCACCAACGTGGATATCCGTGAAATCGCCGAGCAGACCGAACAGCAGGTGGTGGAAGTGGAAACCGTTAACGGTTTCGGCCCGAACGACGCGATTCTGGATATCCGCTCCGTCGATGAGCAGGATGAAAAACCGCTGGTGGTCGACGGCGTTGAGGTGGTTTCGCTGCCGTTCTACAAGCTCAGCACGAAATTTGGCGATCTTGACCAGAGCAAAACGTACCTGCTGTGGTGCGAGCGCGGCGTGATGAGCCGTCTGCAGGCGCTTTATCTGCTGGAGCAGGGCTTTAAGAACGTAAAAGTCTACCGTCCGTAA
- the xseB gene encoding exodeoxyribonuclease VII small subunit, with product MPKKNEQPASFETALTELEQIVTRLESGDLPLEEALNEFERGVQLARQGQVKLQQAEQRVQILLSQNEDAPLTPFTPDAE from the coding sequence ATGCCGAAGAAAAATGAACAGCCGGCCAGTTTCGAAACGGCCCTGACGGAGCTTGAGCAGATTGTCACCCGTCTGGAAAGCGGCGACCTGCCGCTGGAAGAAGCGCTGAATGAATTTGAGCGCGGCGTGCAGCTCGCGCGCCAGGGCCAGGTAAAACTGCAGCAGGCTGAGCAGCGCGTTCAGATCCTGCTGTCTCAGAATGAAGACGCGCCTCTTACCCCCTTCACGCCGGACGCCGAGTAA
- the ispA gene encoding (2E,6E)-farnesyl diphosphate synthase, producing the protein MDFSQQLQAQAERANRALQHFIGELPFQKSPLVEAMLYGTLLGGKRLRPFLVYATGEMFGVNPTALDAPAAAIECIHAYSLMHDDLPAMDDDDLRRGQPTCHIRFGEASAILAGDALQTLAFSILSDTPMENVALRDRLAMVSELAKASGVAGMCGGQALDLEAEGQQVDLDALERIHRHKTGALIRAAVRMGALCAGDKGRDALVYLDSYAESIGLAFQVQDDILDVVGDTATLGKRQGADQQLGKSTYPALLGLEQAQAKARSLCDDALAALAPLKAQALDTATLEALANFIIQRDK; encoded by the coding sequence ATGGATTTCAGTCAACAGCTTCAGGCGCAGGCCGAGCGGGCCAATCGCGCGTTACAGCATTTTATCGGCGAACTGCCGTTTCAGAAGAGTCCACTGGTTGAGGCGATGCTCTACGGCACATTATTAGGCGGTAAACGCCTGCGGCCGTTTCTGGTGTACGCCACCGGCGAGATGTTTGGGGTTAACCCGACAGCGCTGGACGCCCCGGCGGCAGCGATTGAGTGTATTCACGCCTATTCGCTGATGCATGACGATCTGCCTGCCATGGACGACGACGATCTGCGTCGCGGACAGCCGACCTGCCATATTCGCTTTGGTGAAGCGAGCGCTATTCTTGCGGGCGACGCCCTGCAAACGCTGGCGTTTTCGATATTAAGCGACACGCCGATGGAAAACGTGGCGCTGCGCGACCGGCTCGCGATGGTGTCTGAGCTCGCGAAGGCCAGCGGTGTGGCGGGCATGTGCGGCGGCCAGGCGCTCGATCTCGAAGCCGAAGGCCAGCAGGTGGATCTTGACGCGCTGGAGCGTATCCATCGCCATAAAACGGGCGCGCTCATCCGCGCCGCCGTGCGAATGGGCGCGCTGTGTGCGGGCGATAAAGGCCGCGACGCGCTGGTCTACCTCGACAGCTATGCAGAAAGCATCGGCCTCGCCTTCCAGGTACAGGATGACATTCTGGATGTGGTGGGTGATACTGCAACCCTTGGAAAACGCCAGGGGGCCGATCAGCAACTTGGCAAAAGCACCTACCCCGCCCTGCTGGGTCTTGAGCAAGCCCAGGCGAAAGCGCGCAGTCTGTGCGATGACGCCCTGGCGGCGCTGGCGCCGCTGAAAGCACAAGCGCTGGATACCGCGACACTGGAAGCGTTAGCGAATTTCATAATCCAACGTGATAAATAA
- the dxs gene encoding 1-deoxy-D-xylulose-5-phosphate synthase — protein MSFDTAKYPTLALVDSTAELRLLPKESLPKLCDELRRYLLDSVSRSSGHFASGLGTVELTVALHYVYNTPFDQLIWDVGHQAYPHKILTGRRDRIGTIRQKGGLHPFPWRGESEYDVLSVGHSSTSISAGIGIAVAAAREEKNRRTVCVIGDGAITAGMAFEAMNHAGDIRPDMLVILNDNEMSISENVGALNNHLAQLLSGKLYSRLREGGKRVFSNVPPIKELLKRTEEHIKGMVVPGTLFEELGFNYIGPVDGHDVLGLVHTLKNMRDLKGPQFLHIMTRKGRGYEPAEKDPITFHAVPKFDPESGTLPKSSGGQPSYSKIFGDWLCETAAKDDKLMAITPAMREGSGMVEFSRQYPAQYFDVAIAEQHAVTFAAGLAIGGYKPVVAIYSTFLQRAYDQVIHDVAIQKLPVLFAIDRAGIVGADGQTHQGAFDLSYLRCIPDMVIMTPSDENECRQMLFTGYHYNDGPSAVRYPRGNALGVTLEPLQKLPIGKGVVKRHGEKVALLNFGTLLPEATQAAEALNATLVDMRFVKPLDEALIMELAERHEALVTIEENAVMGGAGSGVNEVLMAKRKPVPVLNIGLPDHFIPQGTQDEARAEIGLTALGIEQRVRDWLA, from the coding sequence ATGAGTTTTGATACTGCCAAATACCCGACCCTGGCGCTGGTGGACTCCACTGCGGAGCTGCGCCTGTTGCCAAAAGAGAGTTTGCCGAAGCTGTGCGATGAGCTGCGTCGTTACCTGCTCGACAGCGTGAGCCGCTCCAGCGGACACTTCGCCTCCGGGCTTGGCACGGTGGAACTCACCGTGGCGTTGCATTACGTCTACAACACGCCGTTCGACCAGCTTATCTGGGACGTGGGTCATCAGGCGTATCCGCATAAAATCCTGACTGGCCGCCGCGACCGCATCGGCACTATCCGCCAGAAAGGCGGCCTGCACCCCTTCCCGTGGCGCGGCGAGAGCGAATATGACGTATTAAGCGTCGGCCATTCGTCCACCTCCATCAGCGCCGGTATCGGCATTGCCGTCGCCGCGGCGCGCGAAGAGAAAAACCGCCGCACCGTCTGCGTGATCGGCGATGGCGCGATCACCGCGGGTATGGCGTTTGAGGCAATGAACCACGCGGGCGATATTCGCCCCGATATGCTGGTTATCCTGAACGACAACGAGATGTCGATTTCCGAGAATGTCGGCGCGCTCAATAACCATCTGGCGCAACTGCTTTCCGGCAAGCTCTATTCACGGCTTCGCGAAGGCGGCAAGCGCGTATTCTCTAACGTTCCGCCCATCAAAGAGCTGCTTAAACGTACCGAAGAGCACATCAAAGGCATGGTGGTGCCGGGCACGCTGTTTGAAGAGCTGGGCTTTAACTATATCGGCCCGGTGGATGGTCACGACGTGCTGGGGCTGGTGCATACGCTGAAAAACATGCGCGATCTCAAAGGCCCGCAGTTCCTGCACATCATGACCAGGAAAGGCCGTGGTTATGAGCCGGCGGAAAAAGATCCGATCACCTTCCACGCGGTGCCGAAATTCGATCCGGAAAGCGGCACGCTGCCGAAAAGCAGCGGCGGCCAGCCGAGCTATTCGAAGATTTTCGGCGACTGGCTGTGCGAAACCGCGGCCAAAGACGACAAGCTGATGGCTATCACGCCCGCCATGCGCGAAGGCTCCGGCATGGTGGAGTTCTCCCGCCAGTATCCGGCGCAATACTTCGACGTGGCGATCGCCGAGCAGCACGCGGTGACCTTCGCGGCGGGGCTGGCGATTGGCGGCTATAAGCCGGTCGTCGCGATTTACTCCACGTTTCTGCAACGCGCCTATGACCAGGTTATCCACGACGTCGCTATCCAGAAGCTGCCGGTGCTGTTCGCTATCGATCGTGCGGGCATCGTCGGCGCTGACGGCCAGACGCACCAGGGCGCGTTCGATCTCTCCTATCTGCGCTGCATCCCGGACATGGTTATCATGACCCCGAGCGATGAAAACGAGTGCCGCCAGATGCTGTTTACCGGCTATCACTATAACGATGGCCCGAGCGCCGTTCGCTATCCGCGCGGCAACGCGCTCGGCGTCACGCTGGAGCCGCTCCAGAAGCTGCCCATCGGCAAAGGCGTAGTGAAACGCCACGGTGAAAAAGTGGCGCTGCTCAACTTCGGTACGCTGCTGCCGGAGGCCACCCAGGCCGCCGAAGCGCTTAACGCCACGCTGGTGGATATGCGTTTTGTGAAGCCGCTTGATGAAGCGCTGATTATGGAGCTTGCCGAACGCCATGAGGCGCTGGTCACTATTGAAGAAAACGCCGTGATGGGCGGTGCCGGTAGCGGCGTAAACGAAGTGCTGATGGCGAAGCGCAAACCGGTGCCGGTGCTGAATATCGGCCTGCCGGATCACTTCATTCCTCAAGGTACGCAGGACGAAGCGCGCGCCGAGATCGGCCTCACGGCTTTGGGCATCGAACAACGCGTGCGGGACTGGCTCGCCTGA
- a CDS encoding aldo/keto reductase yields MQYKQLGKTDLQVSRLCLGCMTFGEPDRGNHAWTLPEESSRLIIKHAIDGGINFFDTANSYSDGSSEEIVGRALRDFARREEVVVATKVYHQVGDLPQGLSRPLILRSIDDSLRRLGMDYVDLLQIHRWDYDTPIEETLEALNDVVKAGKARYIGASSMHPHQFEQALRLQKENGWAPFVTMQNHYNLIYREEEQEMLPLCYREGVAVIPWSPLARGRLTRPWGETTARLVSDEFGKTLYSETEENDAKIAERLAFIAGDKGVSRAQVALAWLLSKPGVVAPIIGASREEQLQELIEAVDVTLTREEMAELETPYKAHPVVGFK; encoded by the coding sequence ATGCAATACAAGCAATTAGGAAAAACCGACCTTCAGGTTTCCCGTCTGTGCCTGGGCTGTATGACTTTTGGCGAGCCGGATCGCGGTAACCACGCCTGGACTCTCCCCGAAGAAAGCAGCCGCCTTATCATCAAACACGCCATCGACGGCGGCATTAACTTTTTCGATACCGCTAATAGCTACTCCGATGGCAGCAGCGAAGAGATTGTCGGCCGCGCGCTGCGCGATTTCGCGCGACGTGAAGAGGTCGTCGTCGCCACCAAAGTTTATCACCAGGTTGGCGACCTGCCGCAGGGGCTTTCCCGCCCGCTGATCCTGCGCTCCATTGACGACAGCCTGCGCCGCCTCGGTATGGACTATGTCGACCTGCTGCAAATCCACCGCTGGGACTACGACACGCCGATAGAAGAGACCCTGGAAGCCCTTAACGACGTGGTGAAAGCCGGTAAAGCGCGTTATATCGGCGCTTCATCCATGCACCCGCACCAGTTTGAACAGGCGCTGCGGCTGCAAAAAGAGAACGGCTGGGCCCCGTTCGTCACTATGCAGAACCACTACAACCTGATTTATCGTGAAGAAGAACAGGAGATGCTGCCGCTCTGCTATCGCGAGGGCGTGGCCGTGATCCCGTGGAGCCCGCTGGCGCGCGGGCGTCTGACCCGCCCGTGGGGCGAAACTACGGCGCGTCTTGTCTCCGATGAGTTCGGTAAAACGCTCTACAGCGAAACCGAAGAGAACGACGCGAAAATCGCTGAACGGCTGGCGTTCATCGCCGGAGATAAAGGCGTGAGCCGCGCCCAGGTGGCGCTGGCCTGGCTTTTAAGCAAACCCGGCGTCGTCGCACCGATTATCGGCGCCTCGCGCGAGGAGCAGTTGCAGGAGCTGATTGAGGCGGTTGACGTGACGCTCACCCGTGAAGAGATGGCCGAGCTGGAGACGCCTTATAAAGCGCACCCGGTGGTAGGTTTTAAATAA
- the pgpA gene encoding phosphatidylglycerophosphatase A — protein sequence MTTSKRTFNKDVAKSRLNLRNPWHLLATGFGSGLSPWVPGTMGSLAAIPFWYLMTFLPWQLYSLVVMFGISLGVYLCHQTAKDMGVHDHGSIVWDEFIGMWITLMALPTNDWQWVAAGFVIFRIFDMWKPWPIRWFDRNVHGGMGIMVDDIVAGIISAGLLYWIGHHWPIGLI from the coding sequence ATGACCACTTCGAAACGCACATTTAATAAAGATGTCGCCAAAAGCCGGCTGAATTTACGCAATCCGTGGCATCTGCTCGCCACCGGGTTTGGCAGCGGCTTAAGCCCGTGGGTGCCGGGCACGATGGGGTCGCTTGCGGCGATCCCGTTCTGGTATCTGATGACTTTTTTACCCTGGCAGCTCTACTCGCTGGTGGTGATGTTTGGCATCAGCCTTGGCGTCTATCTCTGTCATCAGACCGCCAAAGATATGGGCGTGCATGACCACGGCAGTATCGTCTGGGATGAGTTTATCGGCATGTGGATAACGCTGATGGCGCTGCCGACGAATGACTGGCAGTGGGTCGCCGCCGGGTTTGTGATTTTCCGTATTTTCGATATGTGGAAGCCCTGGCCTATCCGCTGGTTTGACCGTAACGTTCACGGCGGCATGGGGATCATGGTGGATGATATCGTGGCGGGGATTATCTCGGCGGGGCTTCTCTACTGGATTGGCCATCACTGGCCCATCGGCCTGATTTAA
- the thiL gene encoding thiamine-phosphate kinase, with translation MSCGEFSLIARYFDRVRSSRLDVETGIGDDCALLTVPEKQTLAISTDTLVSGIHFLPDIDPRDLGYKALAVNVSDLAAMGADPAWLTLALTLPEVNEPWLEAFSDSLFEQLNYYDMQLIGGDTTRGPLSMTLGIHGFVPAGRALKRSGARPGDWVYITGTPGDSAAGLAILQKRLHVEDASDAGYLVKRHLRPTPRVLHGQALRGLASAAIDLSDGLISDLGHILKASDCGARIELNELPYSDALSHHVDPEQALRWALSGGEDYELCFTVSEINRGALEVAVNHLGVPVTCIGQLTTAAEGMVFLRDGAPVTLDWKGYDHFETHI, from the coding sequence ATGTCATGCGGCGAGTTTTCCCTGATTGCACGTTACTTCGATCGGGTCAGAAGCTCTCGTCTTGATGTCGAGACCGGCATTGGCGACGACTGCGCGCTATTAACCGTGCCGGAGAAGCAAACCCTGGCTATCAGCACCGACACGCTGGTGTCGGGCATTCACTTTTTACCGGATATCGATCCGCGCGATCTCGGCTACAAGGCGCTGGCGGTGAATGTCAGCGATCTGGCGGCGATGGGCGCCGATCCGGCATGGCTGACGCTGGCGCTGACCCTGCCGGAGGTGAACGAACCCTGGCTTGAAGCGTTCAGCGACAGCCTCTTTGAACAGCTCAACTACTACGATATGCAGCTTATCGGCGGCGACACCACCCGCGGCCCGCTTTCTATGACGCTCGGCATTCACGGCTTTGTTCCCGCCGGACGGGCGCTGAAGCGCTCTGGCGCGCGGCCTGGCGACTGGGTGTATATCACCGGCACGCCGGGCGACAGCGCAGCCGGGCTCGCGATTTTGCAAAAGCGGCTTCACGTCGAAGATGCCAGCGACGCAGGCTATCTGGTGAAGCGCCATCTGCGCCCGACGCCGCGCGTGCTGCACGGCCAGGCATTGCGTGGGCTGGCCAGCGCCGCTATCGATCTCTCCGACGGGCTGATTTCCGATCTCGGGCATATTCTGAAGGCGAGCGACTGCGGCGCGCGTATTGAGCTTAACGAGCTGCCATACTCCGACGCGCTCTCCCACCACGTTGATCCGGAGCAGGCGCTGCGCTGGGCGCTGTCGGGCGGTGAAGATTATGAGCTCTGTTTTACGGTGTCGGAGATCAATCGTGGCGCGCTGGAAGTCGCGGTTAACCATCTTGGCGTGCCTGTGACCTGCATCGGCCAGCTCACCACGGCGGCGGAAGGGATGGTATTTTTACGCGATGGCGCGCCGGTAACGCTCGACTGGAAAGGATATGACCACTTCGAAACGCACATTTAA
- the nusB gene encoding transcription antitermination factor NusB — MKPAARRRARECAVQALYSWQLSHNDIADVEYQFLAEQDVKDVDVMYFRELLSGVATNSGYLDGLMKPYLSRQLEELGQVEKAVLRIALFELSKRDDVPYKVAINEAIELAKVFGAEDSHKFVNGVLDKAAPHIRPNKK, encoded by the coding sequence GTGAAACCTGCTGCTCGTCGCCGCGCCCGTGAGTGTGCCGTCCAGGCGCTTTACTCCTGGCAGTTGTCCCACAATGACATCGCCGATGTTGAATACCAGTTCCTGGCGGAACAGGATGTCAAAGATGTGGACGTAATGTATTTCCGCGAACTGCTCTCCGGGGTGGCGACCAACAGCGGCTATCTCGACGGCCTGATGAAGCCGTACCTGTCCCGTCAGCTCGAAGAGCTGGGGCAGGTGGAGAAAGCAGTGCTGCGCATCGCGCTGTTCGAACTCTCAAAACGCGACGATGTGCCATACAAAGTGGCCATCAACGAAGCGATTGAGCTGGCGAAAGTCTTCGGCGCTGAAGACAGCCACAAGTTCGTCAACGGCGTGCTTGATAAAGCCGCGCCGCACATCCGCCCTAACAAAAAGTAA
- the ribE gene encoding 6,7-dimethyl-8-ribityllumazine synthase has protein sequence MNIIEATVAAPDARVAIAIARFNNFINDSLLEGAIDALKRIGQVKDENITVVWVPGAYELPLAAQALAKTAKYDAVIALGTVIRGGTAHFEYVAGGASNGLAHVAQHSEIPVAFGVLTTESIEQAIERAGTKAGNKGAEAALTALEMINVLKAIQA, from the coding sequence ATGAACATTATTGAAGCTACCGTTGCTGCCCCGGACGCTCGCGTCGCCATCGCCATTGCGCGTTTCAACAACTTCATCAACGACAGTCTGCTGGAAGGCGCTATCGACGCCCTGAAACGCATTGGTCAGGTAAAAGATGAAAATATCACCGTCGTGTGGGTGCCGGGCGCTTACGAGCTGCCGCTGGCGGCTCAGGCACTGGCGAAAACCGCAAAATATGACGCGGTGATTGCGCTCGGTACGGTGATTCGCGGCGGCACCGCGCATTTCGAATATGTTGCCGGCGGCGCCAGCAACGGTCTGGCCCACGTGGCGCAGCACAGCGAAATTCCGGTAGCTTTTGGCGTACTCACCACTGAAAGTATTGAACAAGCCATCGAACGCGCTGGCACAAAAGCCGGGAACAAGGGCGCCGAAGCGGCGCTGACCGCGCTTGAAATGATTAATGTCCTGAAGGCTATCCAGGCCTGA
- the ribD gene encoding bifunctional diaminohydroxyphosphoribosylaminopyrimidine deaminase/5-amino-6-(5-phosphoribosylamino)uracil reductase RibD, with protein sequence MSDEFYMARALKLAGQGRFTTHPNPRVGCVIVKDGVIVGEGFHLRAGEPHAEVHALRMAGDKARGATAYVTLEPCSHHGRTPPCCDALINAGVARVVAAMQDPNPQVAGRGLYRLQQAGIEVSHGLMMSEAEALNKGFLKRMRTGFPFIQLKLGASLDGRTAMASGESQWITSPQARRDVQRLRAESHAILTTSATVLADDPSMTVRWDELGEETQAVYPRENLRQPLRIVLDRQNQVTPAHKIVNQPGETWLARACPDDTVWPEGVEQLPTPVHNGKLDLVLLMMQLGKRQVNSLWVEAGPQLAGALLQAGLVDELIVYMAPKLLGSEARGLFALPGLERLADAPRLEFRDAVQVGPDLRLRLTLA encoded by the coding sequence ATGTCTGACGAATTTTACATGGCGCGCGCGCTTAAGCTCGCGGGCCAGGGACGTTTTACCACGCATCCGAATCCGCGCGTGGGCTGCGTGATTGTTAAAGATGGCGTAATCGTCGGCGAAGGCTTTCATCTGCGCGCCGGCGAGCCGCATGCCGAAGTGCATGCGCTGCGCATGGCGGGCGACAAGGCGCGCGGTGCTACCGCGTATGTCACGCTTGAACCCTGTAGCCACCACGGACGCACGCCGCCGTGCTGCGATGCGCTGATTAACGCGGGCGTCGCGCGCGTTGTCGCGGCAATGCAGGACCCGAACCCGCAGGTGGCGGGCCGGGGCCTGTACCGTCTTCAGCAGGCGGGCATTGAGGTCAGTCATGGCCTGATGATGAGCGAGGCCGAAGCGCTTAATAAAGGCTTTCTCAAGCGTATGCGCACCGGTTTTCCGTTTATTCAGCTCAAGCTCGGCGCGTCGCTTGACGGCCGCACGGCGATGGCGAGCGGCGAAAGCCAGTGGATAACCTCGCCGCAGGCGCGTCGCGACGTGCAGCGTCTGCGCGCCGAAAGCCATGCTATCCTCACTACCAGCGCCACGGTGCTGGCCGACGATCCGTCAATGACCGTGCGCTGGGATGAGCTCGGCGAAGAGACGCAGGCGGTTTATCCACGTGAAAACCTGCGCCAGCCGCTGCGGATCGTGCTCGACCGCCAGAATCAGGTGACGCCCGCGCACAAGATTGTCAATCAGCCCGGCGAGACGTGGCTTGCCCGCGCCTGCCCGGACGACACCGTCTGGCCAGAGGGTGTCGAACAACTGCCGACGCCCGTGCATAACGGCAAGCTCGATCTGGTGTTGCTTATGATGCAGCTCGGCAAACGCCAGGTGAACAGCCTGTGGGTTGAAGCGGGCCCGCAGCTCGCCGGCGCGCTGCTTCAGGCGGGGCTGGTAGATGAGCTGATTGTTTATATGGCGCCGAAACTGCTCGGCAGCGAGGCCCGCGGGCTGTTCGCCTTGCCAGGTCTTGAGCGGCTCGCCGACGCGCCGCGTCTGGAATTTCGCGACGCCGTTCAGGTAGGCCCCGATTTGCGCCTGCGCCTGACGCTCGCCTGA
- the nrdR gene encoding transcriptional regulator NrdR, translated as MHCPFCFAVDTKVIDSRLVGEGSSVRRRRQCLVCNERFTTFEVAELVMPRVVKSNDVREPFNEDKLRSGMQKALEKRPVSSDDVEMAINHIKSHLRATGEREVPSKLIGNLVMEQLKKLDKVAYIRFASVYRSFEDIREFGEEIARLQD; from the coding sequence ATGCATTGCCCGTTCTGTTTCGCCGTTGACACTAAAGTGATCGATTCCCGCCTGGTGGGAGAGGGCTCCTCGGTGCGCCGCCGCCGCCAGTGCCTGGTGTGTAATGAACGTTTCACGACCTTTGAAGTCGCGGAACTGGTCATGCCGCGCGTGGTGAAAAGCAACGACGTGCGCGAGCCTTTTAATGAAGACAAACTGCGCAGCGGCATGCAAAAAGCGCTGGAAAAACGCCCGGTCAGCTCCGATGACGTGGAGATGGCCATCAACCATATCAAATCCCATCTGCGCGCGACCGGCGAGCGCGAGGTGCCGAGCAAACTTATCGGCAATCTGGTGATGGAGCAGCTTAAAAAGCTCGATAAAGTCGCCTATATCCGTTTTGCCTCGGTCTACCGCAGCTTTGAAGATATCCGCGAATTCGGCGAAGAGATCGCCCGCTTACAGGATTAA